A single region of the Aurantiacibacter sp. MUD11 genome encodes:
- the nadA gene encoding quinolinate synthase NadA, protein MTDQTAIPAGIDLREEIDRLRKEKNAIILAHYYQTPDLQDIADFVGDSLELSKKAAETDADVIAFCGVKFMAETAKILSPEKIVVLPDMEAGCSLEDSCPPDKFAAFRAKHPDHIALTYINCSTEVKALSDIIVTSSSAETILAQIPEDQPIIFGPDRHLGGYLSRKFNRDMLLWPGVCIVHEAFSEKELLKLKAQHPDAPIAAHPECPPHIIDHADYVGSTSGILNFAKTFDGDTLIVATEPHIIHQMEKALPEKNFIGAPGADGNCSCNICPYMALNTMEKLYLCLRDLEPRIEIEEELRLKAKASLDRMLEMAAGTVGKGDLGTPSGD, encoded by the coding sequence ATGACCGACCAGACCGCCATCCCGGCAGGCATCGACCTGCGTGAAGAGATCGACCGTCTCCGCAAGGAGAAGAACGCGATCATCCTGGCGCACTATTACCAGACGCCCGACCTGCAGGACATTGCCGACTTCGTGGGCGACAGCCTGGAGCTGAGCAAGAAGGCGGCGGAAACCGATGCCGACGTCATCGCCTTCTGCGGCGTGAAATTCATGGCCGAAACGGCGAAGATCCTCTCGCCAGAAAAGATCGTGGTGCTGCCCGACATGGAAGCGGGCTGCTCGCTGGAAGACTCCTGTCCGCCGGACAAGTTCGCCGCCTTCCGCGCCAAGCATCCGGACCATATCGCGCTGACCTACATCAACTGTTCGACCGAGGTGAAAGCCCTGTCGGACATCATCGTCACCAGCTCCTCGGCAGAAACGATCCTGGCGCAGATTCCGGAAGACCAGCCGATCATCTTCGGGCCGGACCGGCACCTGGGCGGCTATCTCAGCCGCAAGTTCAACCGCGACATGCTGCTGTGGCCGGGCGTGTGCATCGTGCACGAGGCCTTCAGCGAGAAGGAACTGCTGAAGCTGAAGGCGCAGCATCCCGACGCGCCGATTGCCGCTCACCCGGAATGCCCGCCGCACATCATCGACCACGCCGACTATGTCGGTTCCACCAGCGGCATCCTGAATTTCGCCAAGACCTTCGACGGCGACACGCTGATCGTCGCGACCGAGCCGCACATCATCCACCAGATGGAAAAGGCGCTGCCCGAGAAGAACTTCATCGGCGCGCCGGGCGCGGACGGCAACTGCAGCTGCAACATCTGCCCCTACATGGCGCTCAACACGATGGAGAAGCTGTACCTCTGCCTGCGCGACCTGGAGCCGCGCATCGAGATCGAGGAAGAGCTGCGCCTGAAAGCCAAGGCCAGCCTCGACCGCATGCTGGAAATGGCTGCAGGCACCGTCGGCAAGGGTGACCTGGGCACTCCGAGCGGGGATTGA
- a CDS encoding DUF2254 domain-containing protein — MKAEILWAWRRLNANYWFYPALFAALALVLAFACIWADRNGWAEFLNDVEWLAPARPQGASNMLQVIAGSMIAVASTVFSITIVAVSYASSTYGPRLLTNFMEDRGNQLSLATFIGTFVYALTVLRTVRTEDESAALNVDAATTALPGFVPQLSLLVAFVLMAVSVGVLVYFLNHVPSAIRINKVIEGIGSRLMSMIAKTYPEKGDDDGPSERSRGRQLLAEKAGYIQLIDFEDLAGRARASDFEVTLLVRTGDFLHEGLPILEITRGSCSEEEMDKLRMCFTQGFARTPEQDPQFLIDELVEIGLRALSPGINDPFTAVTSLHWLGAATAELGCRRLVKDVCGDGEDDCPVLPKPDDFAHYVRRGFGAIRSAVATSPIAAKIMLETLRNAAATITAPQRRLLLLEEAKYLLQQSRLALSGPDLREVEERYAELEGDFTPG; from the coding sequence ATGAAAGCGGAAATCCTGTGGGCGTGGCGGCGGCTTAACGCCAATTACTGGTTCTACCCTGCGCTATTCGCGGCGCTGGCGCTGGTGCTCGCCTTTGCCTGCATCTGGGCCGACCGCAACGGCTGGGCGGAGTTCCTGAACGACGTCGAATGGCTCGCCCCGGCGCGGCCGCAGGGGGCGTCGAACATGTTGCAGGTGATTGCCGGCAGCATGATCGCGGTCGCCTCCACGGTGTTTTCGATCACCATCGTCGCGGTCAGCTATGCCAGCAGCACCTATGGCCCGCGCCTGCTGACCAATTTCATGGAGGACCGCGGCAACCAGCTCTCGCTGGCGACCTTCATCGGCACATTCGTCTACGCGCTCACCGTGCTCCGCACCGTGCGCACGGAGGATGAGAGTGCGGCCCTCAATGTCGATGCCGCTACCACCGCCCTGCCCGGCTTCGTGCCGCAATTGTCGCTACTGGTGGCCTTCGTGCTGATGGCCGTGTCTGTCGGCGTGCTGGTCTATTTCCTCAACCACGTCCCCTCGGCCATCCGCATCAACAAGGTGATCGAGGGCATTGGCTCTCGTCTGATGAGCATGATCGCCAAGACCTATCCCGAAAAAGGTGATGACGATGGCCCCTCCGAACGGTCGCGTGGTCGCCAGTTGCTGGCTGAAAAGGCCGGCTACATCCAGCTGATCGATTTCGAAGATCTCGCCGGTCGCGCGCGCGCGAGCGATTTCGAGGTCACGCTGCTGGTGCGCACCGGCGACTTCCTGCACGAAGGCCTGCCGATCCTCGAGATCACGCGGGGCAGCTGTTCGGAGGAGGAGATGGACAAGCTGCGCATGTGCTTCACGCAGGGCTTTGCCCGCACGCCCGAGCAGGATCCGCAGTTCCTGATCGATGAGCTGGTGGAAATCGGCCTGCGTGCGCTGTCACCGGGCATCAACGACCCGTTCACCGCGGTAACCTCGCTGCACTGGCTGGGCGCGGCGACCGCCGAACTGGGCTGTCGCCGATTGGTGAAAGACGTTTGCGGGGATGGCGAGGATGACTGCCCCGTGCTCCCCAAACCCGACGATTTCGCCCATTACGTGCGGCGCGGCTTCGGTGCCATCCGCAGCGCGGTGGCGACCAGCCCCATCGCCGCCAAGATCATGCTGGAGACGCTGCGCAATGCCGCCGCGACGATTACCGCACCGCAGCGTCGCCTGCTGCTGCTGGAGGAGGCGAAGTACCTGCTGCAGCAGTCGCGACTGGCGCTGAGCGGGCCGGACCTGCGCGAGGTGGAGGAACGCTACGCCGAACTGGAAGGCGACTTCACACCGGGTTGA
- a CDS encoding DMT family transporter, whose product MSNSTTPVAASPWHFAALIGGNVALACGPWLVRLADTGPVSAGFWRLALALPFLFLFARIGGEKFSGISRRSLLVVLAGGVFFGLDIASWHVGIGDTRLANAVLFGNSGSVILMVWGFVMIRRLPAGKEWLAIVAALAGSTILLGRSLELSTANLVGDLFCLLAGLLYAGYLLILQDARKQLGSWSLLALAGLGSTPVLLGVALALGEPVWPTDWTPVVILAFSSQIVGQGLLVYALRLFPPLVIGIGLLTQPAVAALIGWLAFGELLVPLDMLGIVLVASALVLARITAPKAVPRPRVNPV is encoded by the coding sequence ATGTCGAATTCAACCACGCCAGTTGCTGCGAGTCCCTGGCACTTTGCCGCGCTGATCGGCGGCAACGTGGCGCTGGCCTGCGGCCCGTGGCTGGTTCGGCTGGCCGATACCGGCCCGGTGAGCGCAGGTTTCTGGCGGCTGGCGTTGGCGCTGCCGTTCCTGTTCCTGTTCGCCCGGATCGGCGGAGAGAAATTCTCCGGCATCTCGCGCCGCAGCCTGCTGGTGGTGCTGGCGGGCGGGGTATTCTTCGGCCTCGACATCGCCAGCTGGCATGTCGGCATCGGCGATACGCGGCTGGCCAATGCGGTGCTGTTCGGCAATTCGGGCAGCGTCATCCTGATGGTCTGGGGCTTCGTCATGATCCGCCGCCTGCCTGCGGGCAAGGAATGGCTGGCGATTGTGGCTGCGCTGGCGGGCAGCACGATCCTGCTGGGCCGATCGCTGGAACTGTCGACCGCGAACCTGGTCGGCGACCTGTTCTGCCTGCTCGCTGGCCTACTCTACGCCGGTTACCTGCTGATCCTGCAGGACGCGCGCAAGCAGCTGGGCAGTTGGAGCCTGCTGGCTTTGGCGGGGCTGGGCAGCACGCCGGTGCTGCTGGGCGTGGCGCTGGCGCTGGGCGAGCCGGTGTGGCCGACCGACTGGACGCCGGTGGTGATCCTCGCCTTTTCCAGCCAGATCGTGGGGCAGGGCCTGCTGGTCTATGCGCTGCGGCTGTTCCCGCCGCTGGTGATCGGCATCGGCCTGCTGACCCAGCCCGCCGTCGCCGCGCTGATCGGCTGGCTGGCCTTTGGCGAATTGCTGGTGCCACTCGACATGCTCGGCATCGTGCTGGTGGCGAGCGCGCTGGTGCTGGCGCGGATCACCGCGCCCAAGGCCGTGCCGCGTCCGCGCGTCAACCCGGTGTGA
- a CDS encoding alkene reductase — MHDALFTPVTLGAITAANRIFMAPLTRARATMPGRVPNAMMQTYYRQRAGAGLIISEATGISVEGSGWPTAPGIWSEEQVEGWKPVTEAVHEAGGRIVLQLWHMGRTVHPDFLGGQPPVSASATTAPGHAHTPTGRQPYEQARALPKDEIPRVVEDYAKATANAKAAGFDGVQLHGANGYLVDQFLRSSSNLRDDEYGGSPQNRVRFMREVLEAIIGEWSADRVGIRLSPNGDTQGVDDPDPASIFGEAAKVAQELGLNHVELRQPGPDGTFGATEVPQQDALFREHYKGVLVLNSDYTAEKAAADVESGRADAISFGRPFISNPDLPERIRVGAPWAENVNVPESWYMPGAAGYVDYPTWAEEQAAKADAE; from the coding sequence ATGCACGACGCCCTCTTCACCCCGGTCACGCTCGGCGCGATCACGGCTGCCAACCGCATTTTCATGGCGCCGCTCACGCGCGCCCGTGCCACCATGCCGGGGCGCGTACCCAATGCCATGATGCAGACCTACTACCGCCAGCGTGCCGGCGCCGGACTGATCATCAGCGAAGCGACCGGCATCAGCGTGGAAGGGTCCGGCTGGCCAACCGCGCCGGGCATCTGGAGCGAGGAGCAGGTCGAAGGTTGGAAGCCGGTGACCGAGGCGGTGCATGAAGCTGGCGGCAGGATCGTGCTCCAGCTCTGGCACATGGGCCGCACCGTGCACCCCGATTTCCTTGGCGGTCAGCCGCCCGTCTCGGCCAGCGCCACCACCGCGCCGGGCCATGCGCACACTCCCACCGGACGGCAGCCTTACGAACAGGCGCGCGCCCTGCCCAAGGACGAGATTCCGCGCGTGGTGGAAGACTATGCGAAGGCCACCGCCAATGCGAAGGCCGCAGGTTTCGACGGCGTGCAGCTGCACGGCGCGAATGGCTACCTGGTCGACCAGTTTTTGCGCTCCTCCAGCAATCTGCGCGACGATGAATACGGCGGCTCGCCGCAGAACCGCGTGCGCTTCATGCGCGAGGTGCTGGAAGCCATCATCGGCGAATGGAGCGCGGACCGCGTCGGCATCCGCCTTTCGCCCAATGGCGACACGCAGGGCGTCGACGATCCCGATCCGGCCTCCATCTTCGGTGAAGCGGCGAAGGTGGCGCAGGAACTGGGCCTGAACCATGTCGAGCTGCGCCAGCCGGGGCCGGACGGCACCTTCGGCGCGACCGAGGTGCCGCAGCAGGACGCGCTATTCCGCGAACACTACAAGGGCGTGCTGGTACTCAACAGCGACTACACGGCCGAGAAAGCCGCCGCCGACGTGGAGAGTGGCCGCGCCGATGCGATCAGCTTCGGGCGCCCCTTCATCTCCAATCCGGACCTTCCCGAACGCATCCGCGTGGGTGCGCCGTGGGCGGAAAACGTGAATGTTCCGGAAAGCTGGTATATGCCCGGCGCGGCAGGCTATGTCGATTATCCGACATGGGCGGAAGAGCAGGCTGCCAAGGCCGACGCGGAGTAA
- a CDS encoding HpcH/HpaI aldolase/citrate lyase family protein — translation MKQRSWLFVPGDSEKKLTKAPATGADVVIVDLEDAVAPEAKATARHFAREWLMTNKEQLLAGEKQQHWVRINPLDSGIWKEDLAAVLPGKPDGIVVPKAAGPDQLRLLMAELYELEQRSGVQPNATRLLPLVSETAHAALTLTAYGDPANAIPRLLGLTWGAEDLSAAIGAVRKRDSRGVWTDLFRMVRAQVLLTAHAAGVSAIDTLHADFRDEEGLQRVARESYEDGFAGMLAIHPAQVPIINAAFTPSHEELAEAQAIVDAFAANPGVGALQIDGRMIDQPHHEQAKKLLARSR, via the coding sequence ATGAAGCAACGCAGCTGGTTGTTCGTCCCCGGCGACAGCGAGAAGAAGCTTACCAAGGCCCCCGCCACCGGGGCCGACGTGGTGATCGTGGACCTTGAGGACGCGGTCGCGCCGGAGGCGAAGGCCACCGCACGCCACTTCGCGCGCGAATGGCTGATGACCAACAAGGAGCAGTTGCTCGCCGGCGAGAAGCAACAGCACTGGGTGCGCATCAACCCGCTCGATTCGGGCATCTGGAAGGAAGACCTGGCAGCCGTGCTGCCGGGTAAGCCCGACGGGATCGTGGTGCCCAAGGCCGCCGGACCGGACCAGCTGCGACTGTTGATGGCCGAACTTTACGAGCTGGAGCAGCGCAGCGGGGTGCAACCCAATGCGACGCGCCTGCTGCCGCTGGTGAGCGAGACCGCGCATGCCGCGCTGACGCTGACGGCCTATGGCGATCCGGCCAATGCCATTCCCCGCCTGCTGGGCCTCACCTGGGGCGCGGAAGACCTGTCCGCCGCGATCGGTGCGGTGCGCAAGCGTGATAGCCGGGGCGTGTGGACCGACCTGTTCCGCATGGTGCGGGCGCAGGTGCTGCTCACCGCCCATGCCGCCGGCGTCTCCGCCATCGACACCCTGCATGCTGACTTCCGCGACGAGGAAGGCCTGCAGCGCGTGGCGCGCGAGAGCTACGAGGACGGCTTCGCCGGAATGCTAGCCATCCACCCGGCACAGGTGCCGATCATCAATGCCGCCTTCACGCCCAGCCACGAGGAACTGGCCGAGGCGCAGGCCATCGTCGATGCCTTCGCCGCCAATCCCGGCGTCGGCGCATTGCAGATCGACGGCCGGATGATTGACCAGCCGCACCACGAACAGGCCAAGAAGCTGCTGGCGCGTTCGCGCTAG
- the lipB gene encoding lipoyl(octanoyl) transferase LipB has protein sequence MADTPISLDPAIEWRRSGAQVPYREALAEQEARNQALAAADGGTEVVRELVWMLEHPPVYTAGTSADVTELMDPRFDVVETGRGGRYTYHGPGQRVTYVLLDLKRRSRDVRLFVHSLENWVIATLADFGVEAFAVPDRIGIWTRDVDGSEAKIGAIGVRVRRWVTMHGFAVNLAPDLSHFGGIVPCGIAEYGVTSMERLGKTVAPEEWDEALLARAGQFLASLAPAESE, from the coding sequence ATGGCTGACACACCGATTTCTCTTGATCCTGCCATCGAATGGCGTCGCTCCGGCGCGCAGGTGCCCTATCGCGAGGCGCTGGCCGAGCAGGAGGCGCGCAACCAGGCGCTGGCTGCCGCTGACGGTGGAACTGAGGTCGTGCGCGAACTGGTGTGGATGCTGGAGCACCCGCCGGTCTACACCGCCGGGACCAGCGCCGACGTGACCGAGTTGATGGACCCGCGCTTCGACGTGGTCGAGACCGGTCGTGGCGGGCGCTACACCTATCACGGTCCCGGTCAGCGCGTGACCTACGTGCTGCTCGACCTGAAGCGCCGCAGCCGCGACGTGCGGCTGTTCGTCCACTCGCTGGAGAACTGGGTGATCGCCACGCTGGCGGATTTCGGGGTGGAAGCCTTCGCCGTGCCTGACCGCATCGGTATCTGGACGCGGGATGTGGACGGCAGCGAGGCCAAGATCGGCGCCATCGGCGTGCGCGTGCGGCGCTGGGTGACCATGCACGGATTCGCGGTGAACCTGGCGCCCGACCTGTCGCATTTCGGCGGGATCGTGCCATGCGGAATCGCCGAATATGGGGTCACCAGCATGGAACGACTGGGAAAGACGGTTGCGCCGGAAGAGTGGGATGAGGCATTGCTGGCGCGCGCCGGGCAGTTCCTTGCCAGCCTCGCGCCAGCGGAGAGTGAATGA
- the arsC gene encoding arsenate reductase (glutaredoxin) (This arsenate reductase requires both glutathione and glutaredoxin to convert arsenate to arsenite, after which the efflux transporter formed by ArsA and ArsB can extrude the arsenite from the cell, providing resistance.) — MKATIWHNPKCGTSRNTLAILQERDGVDVEVIEYLKEPPSREKLAQLYKDAGITPNEGLRIRGTDAKERGLPDADADAVLDAMAAEPILIERPLVETDKGVRLCRPKEKVEEIL; from the coding sequence ATGAAGGCGACCATCTGGCATAACCCGAAATGCGGCACGTCGCGCAATACGCTGGCGATCCTGCAGGAACGCGACGGGGTGGATGTCGAGGTGATCGAATACCTGAAGGAACCGCCCAGCCGCGAGAAGCTGGCGCAGCTCTACAAGGACGCGGGCATTACGCCGAACGAGGGGCTGCGCATTCGCGGCACCGACGCCAAGGAGCGCGGCCTGCCCGATGCCGATGCGGACGCGGTGCTGGATGCGATGGCGGCAGAGCCGATCCTGATCGAGCGTCCGCTTGTGGAAACCGACAAGGGCGTGCGCCTGTGCCGCCCGAAGGAAAAGGTCGAGGAAATCCTCTGA
- a CDS encoding TonB-dependent receptor has translation MREFNIRTVIVRTALLATVAAIVPAPALAETAPETSAAPQREYLPGNIVVTGERDSYASDDGSSGTKTPTPIIDVPQAVTTITSDQLEDQGVTALNDALRFVPGVSLETGEGHRDEVFIRGQETTADFYLDGLRDDAQYYRSLYNVERVEVLKGANALIFGRGAGGGAINRVSRVAIFDMPQVNGSAQLDTFGAFALTADANIPAAEGVAVRLMGTYEEFNNHRDVYDGRFFGFTPTLSAQLGPDTRFFATYTYDDDERVVDRGLPSINGGPLQGYDETFFGDADYNLSDIEVHIGRARLEHDFSDGWSLNASLQYADYDKFYSNIVPGGGTTATTVNLSGYESGTDRVNVIVQANIVGQFETGSLGHTLLIGAEATTSETDSVRDRVLFNNGTATSVTVNLADTIAVPAFTLAPQRASASELSTVSLYAQEQLDIGILQLVAGVRYDRFDLESTDFIASFSGARVDEKVSPRFGVILKPQDNLSIYASYAESFLPSAGDQFTVLSQQDQGLEPESFENLELGLKWAPHRELLLTAAVFRLTRSNTPSVDPTTNLTTLVGESTVEGFELGLVGEPVDGLSVSLGYTYLDAEITDSADATDIGTVLQQVPEHQVTAWARYDVTDRLGFGAGVIHQSDQFASNSNNVVLPAYTRVDAAIFFEATDTLSLQVNVENLFDEDYYPSAHGDNNIQPGAPLNASVGARLRF, from the coding sequence GTGAGGGAATTCAACATTCGTACCGTAATCGTCCGCACCGCCCTGCTCGCCACCGTCGCCGCCATCGTGCCGGCCCCTGCCCTGGCCGAAACCGCGCCGGAGACCTCCGCCGCGCCGCAGCGCGAATACCTGCCCGGCAATATCGTGGTGACCGGCGAGCGCGACAGCTACGCCAGCGACGACGGCAGCAGCGGCACCAAGACGCCGACGCCGATCATCGACGTGCCGCAGGCGGTTACCACGATCACTTCCGACCAGCTGGAGGACCAGGGTGTCACCGCGCTGAACGATGCCCTGCGCTTCGTGCCCGGCGTGTCGCTGGAAACCGGCGAAGGCCACCGCGACGAGGTGTTCATCCGCGGCCAGGAAACCACCGCCGACTTCTACCTCGACGGCCTACGCGACGATGCACAGTACTACCGCTCGCTGTATAATGTGGAACGCGTGGAAGTGCTGAAGGGCGCCAATGCGCTGATCTTCGGCCGCGGCGCCGGTGGCGGCGCGATTAACCGCGTCAGCCGCGTGGCGATCTTCGACATGCCGCAGGTCAACGGCAGCGCGCAGCTGGACACCTTCGGCGCCTTCGCACTGACTGCCGATGCCAACATCCCGGCAGCCGAGGGCGTGGCGGTCCGCCTGATGGGCACCTACGAGGAGTTCAACAACCACCGCGACGTCTACGATGGCCGCTTCTTCGGCTTCACCCCGACCCTGTCGGCGCAGCTCGGCCCGGACACCCGCTTCTTCGCCACCTATACCTATGACGATGACGAGCGAGTGGTCGACCGCGGCCTGCCCTCGATCAACGGCGGCCCGCTGCAGGGTTACGATGAAACCTTCTTCGGCGATGCGGACTACAACCTGTCCGATATCGAAGTGCACATCGGCCGCGCCCGACTTGAGCACGATTTCTCCGACGGCTGGAGCCTCAACGCCAGCCTGCAATACGCCGACTACGACAAGTTCTATTCCAACATCGTCCCCGGCGGCGGCACCACCGCCACCACGGTCAACCTGTCCGGCTACGAAAGCGGCACGGACCGCGTCAACGTGATCGTGCAGGCCAATATCGTCGGCCAGTTCGAGACCGGCTCGCTCGGCCACACGCTGCTGATCGGCGCGGAAGCCACCACTTCGGAAACCGATTCCGTGCGGGACCGCGTGCTGTTCAACAACGGCACTGCTACCAGCGTCACCGTGAACCTGGCCGACACCATCGCCGTGCCGGCCTTTACCCTCGCCCCGCAGCGTGCCAGCGCCTCGGAACTGTCGACCGTGTCGCTCTATGCGCAGGAACAACTCGATATCGGCATCCTGCAGCTGGTGGCCGGCGTGCGCTACGATCGCTTCGATCTCGAAAGCACCGATTTCATCGCGTCCTTCAGCGGCGCGCGGGTCGACGAGAAGGTCTCGCCGCGCTTCGGCGTGATCCTGAAGCCGCAGGACAACCTGTCGATCTACGCCAGCTATGCCGAGAGCTTCCTGCCGTCGGCGGGCGACCAGTTCACCGTGCTGAGCCAGCAGGACCAGGGGCTGGAGCCGGAAAGCTTCGAGAACCTCGAACTGGGCCTGAAGTGGGCGCCGCACCGCGAACTGCTGCTGACCGCGGCGGTGTTCCGCCTGACGCGTTCGAACACTCCGTCGGTCGATCCCACCACCAACCTCACCACGCTGGTCGGCGAAAGCACGGTCGAGGGCTTCGAGCTGGGCCTGGTGGGCGAGCCGGTGGACGGCCTCTCGGTCAGCCTGGGCTACACCTACCTCGACGCGGAAATCACCGACAGCGCCGATGCCACCGATATCGGCACCGTGTTGCAGCAGGTGCCCGAGCACCAGGTCACCGCCTGGGCCCGCTATGACGTTACGGACCGTCTCGGCTTCGGTGCCGGCGTGATCCACCAGTCGGACCAGTTCGCCAGCAACAGCAACAACGTCGTGCTGCCGGCCTACACCCGCGTGGACGCGGCGATCTTCTTCGAAGCGACCGACACCCTGTCACTGCAGGTCAATGTCGAGAACCTGTTCGACGAGGATTACTACCCGTCCGCACATGGCGACAACAACATCCAGCCGGGCGCGCCGCTGAACGCCTCGGTCGGGGCTCGCCTACGGTTCTGA
- a CDS encoding (2Fe-2S)-binding protein: MTAMTVNDRPVDFDMDPDTPLLFALREAANLTGAKYGCGVGDCGACMVLVDGEALRSCLVTLAEAEGRFITTIEGLSRDRSHPVQQALVAEQAIQCGFCTPGIAIAAAALLRRNPEPSAEQIREAIPNLCRCGVYPRLVRAIQRAGRVARRRERISAAPAPGIDPADAARAVPGMRVVDRPDDLGSSEP, encoded by the coding sequence ATGACTGCGATGACGGTGAACGACCGGCCAGTCGATTTCGACATGGACCCGGACACCCCGCTGCTGTTCGCCCTGCGCGAGGCGGCGAACCTGACCGGCGCCAAATATGGCTGCGGCGTGGGCGATTGCGGTGCCTGCATGGTGCTGGTCGACGGGGAGGCGCTGCGTTCCTGCCTCGTCACCCTGGCCGAGGCCGAGGGGCGCTTCATCACCACCATCGAGGGCCTGAGCCGCGACCGGAGCCATCCGGTGCAACAGGCGCTGGTGGCCGAACAGGCGATCCAGTGCGGCTTCTGCACGCCGGGCATCGCCATTGCCGCTGCGGCGCTGCTGCGGCGCAATCCCGAGCCCAGCGCCGAGCAGATTCGCGAGGCGATCCCCAACCTGTGCCGCTGCGGCGTCTATCCGCGGCTGGTGCGGGCGATCCAGCGCGCGGGCCGCGTGGCGCGCCGGCGCGAAAGGATCAGCGCCGCGCCTGCACCGGGTATCGACCCTGCAGACGCGGCGCGCGCCGTTCCGGGCATGCGTGTGGTGGACCGCCCGGACGACTTGGGTTCGTCAGAACCGTAG
- a CDS encoding class II aldolase/adducin family protein, with protein sequence MATQLKPQIDCSAEEWQARLDLAAAYRIFAHLGWCESIYNHITLRVPGTENHFLINPYGLLWEEVTASSLVKIDENGQKVGENPYPVNLAGFTQHSVFHKNLPHAHAIVHTHTPDTMAVCSTEGGLQASNFYSCFFEGAIGYHDFEGITVRAEEGERLVKNAGNHQILMLKNHGPVVMGRTIYEMFLLYYMLQRACEVQVKTASLGAPIVVPPEVIETHQRDRDKQLTDDFGKLDFEAWTRKIDSIDPSWRN encoded by the coding sequence GTGGCCACACAGTTGAAGCCGCAGATCGATTGCAGCGCAGAGGAATGGCAGGCGCGGTTGGACCTGGCTGCCGCCTATCGCATCTTCGCGCACCTGGGGTGGTGCGAGTCCATCTACAACCACATCACGCTGCGGGTGCCGGGCACGGAGAACCACTTCCTGATCAATCCCTACGGCCTGCTGTGGGAGGAAGTGACCGCCTCCAGCCTGGTGAAGATCGACGAGAATGGCCAGAAGGTGGGCGAGAATCCCTATCCGGTGAACCTCGCCGGGTTCACCCAGCATTCCGTGTTCCACAAGAACCTGCCGCACGCCCATGCCATCGTGCACACGCATACGCCGGATACCATGGCGGTGTGCAGCACCGAGGGCGGCCTGCAGGCGAGCAATTTCTATTCCTGCTTCTTCGAAGGCGCGATCGGCTATCACGATTTCGAAGGTATCACCGTGCGCGCCGAAGAGGGCGAGCGGCTGGTCAAGAATGCCGGCAACCACCAGATCCTGATGCTGAAGAACCACGGGCCGGTGGTGATGGGGCGGACCATCTACGAGATGTTCCTGCTCTACTACATGCTGCAGCGCGCCTGCGAGGTGCAGGTGAAGACCGCCAGCCTGGGCGCGCCCATCGTGGTGCCGCCCGAAGTCATCGAAACCCACCAGCGCGATCGTGACAAGCAGCTGACGGACGACTTCGGCAAGCTCGACTTCGAAGCCTGGACTCGCAAGATCGACTCCATCGACCCAAGCTGGCGCAACTGA
- a CDS encoding VOC family protein — protein MTTMMGFGRQTKTVMQTAYVVEDLAETLHYYVHTLNVGPFFTLPHRVAQGRMYRGVESLTETSMAMGFAGNMLIELIQQHDEVPSLFKECVDAEGYGFHHYGVVHEDVDAVLPSYYGEGYELVGSTPVPTGGTVVFLQSPDPVHRGYLELIPWSQSMDAMFTRYWQAARDWDGTDPIRPFSVTG, from the coding sequence ATGACCACCATGATGGGCTTCGGCCGTCAGACCAAGACGGTGATGCAGACCGCCTACGTGGTGGAGGACCTTGCGGAAACGCTGCACTATTACGTCCACACGCTGAACGTGGGGCCGTTCTTCACCCTGCCCCATCGGGTGGCGCAGGGGCGCATGTACCGCGGCGTGGAATCGCTCACCGAAACCAGCATGGCCATGGGTTTTGCCGGCAACATGCTGATCGAACTGATCCAGCAGCACGACGAGGTGCCATCGCTGTTCAAGGAATGCGTGGATGCCGAGGGATACGGCTTCCACCATTACGGGGTGGTGCACGAGGACGTCGATGCCGTGCTGCCGAGCTACTATGGCGAGGGATACGAGCTGGTCGGGAGCACTCCCGTACCCACCGGCGGCACGGTGGTTTTCCTGCAGTCGCCAGATCCGGTGCACCGTGGATACCTGGAACTGATACCCTGGTCGCAGTCGATGGATGCCATGTTCACCCGCTACTGGCAGGCGGCGCGCGACTGGGACGGCACCGATCCGATCAGGCCCTTCAGCGTGACCGGTTAG